One window of Aliarcobacter lanthieri genomic DNA carries:
- a CDS encoding TonB-dependent receptor yields the protein MINKTHKLIFCSIFASSVLFATETTKLDEITVSANKMEENIKDVPQSITVLTEEDIEVKGIKNISDVIKEIPNLSSSNLYYEQVNFRGINTSLFTATNPVVIYIDGIPHSNRFGYNTSLINVEKIEVLRGPQGTIYGKDSIGGVINIVTKQPDNLEGFISTEYGSNNFMEGKLNLNVPIIKDKLYISTNGVISKNDGWITNNNSAQKDDANNQKLHKLNFNVIYKPTDRLSSKISIFNSKDKKYFIEGGIIPSNNINDYKRKDFKNANFETDSYNDTTNNSQALNLTYDFDNYILSSTTTNSKTDIKFNYDFDWSNNPANDNLNIFANTELKNFTQELRLQNKDNSNIKWLTGLYYEKDKFNNKKYGSEYPAYMWGNIFGIDNIYTDYVSKTSSQTQAIFGQMIIPIIENIDLTLGARYQKIKKDINLDYFMKPTGSNNQAIYSLDSEETWKTFLPKFALSYKINDNNTSFFSISKGYLPGGFNYYADSGTVDNNKFDAQKSINYELGIKSYLLNNKLNISASIFYMDIDDIHLFNFDGMRMTTTNGGKATSQGLEVETKYIINNNWAINSSLGLIQAKYDEYINSNNKDNRIENTPSYNFNIGLTYQNQNGIYGRFDIFNQGKKYFDAANTLKENSYTTANIKIGYMFNNWDIYAYMKNITDESYLTTATQMPTGYLVTFGEGRFTGVGIKYSF from the coding sequence ATGATAAACAAAACACATAAGTTAATTTTTTGTTCAATATTTGCAAGCTCAGTACTATTTGCAACAGAAACAACAAAACTAGATGAAATAACAGTTAGTGCAAATAAAATGGAAGAAAATATAAAAGATGTTCCTCAAAGTATTACTGTATTAACTGAAGAAGATATAGAAGTAAAAGGAATAAAAAATATTTCTGATGTAATAAAGGAGATTCCAAATCTATCATCTTCAAATTTATATTATGAGCAAGTTAATTTTAGAGGAATCAATACTTCATTATTTACAGCAACAAACCCTGTTGTAATATATATAGATGGAATTCCACATAGTAATCGTTTTGGTTATAATACTTCTTTAATAAATGTTGAAAAAATTGAAGTTTTAAGAGGTCCACAAGGAACAATTTATGGAAAAGATAGTATCGGTGGAGTTATAAATATAGTAACAAAACAACCAGATAATTTAGAAGGATTTATCTCTACAGAATATGGTTCAAATAATTTTATGGAAGGAAAATTAAATCTTAATGTTCCAATAATAAAAGATAAATTATACATCAGTACAAATGGTGTGATATCAAAAAATGATGGCTGGATAACAAATAATAACTCAGCACAAAAAGATGATGCAAATAATCAAAAATTACATAAATTAAATTTTAATGTTATATATAAACCAACAGATAGACTATCATCAAAAATTAGTATTTTTAATAGTAAAGATAAAAAATATTTTATAGAAGGAGGAATTATACCTTCAAATAATATAAATGATTATAAGAGAAAAGATTTTAAAAATGCAAATTTTGAAACAGATTCTTATAATGATACAACAAATAATTCACAAGCATTAAATCTAACATATGACTTTGATAATTATATTTTATCATCTACAACAACTAATTCAAAAACAGACATTAAATTTAATTATGATTTTGATTGGTCAAATAATCCAGCAAATGACAACTTAAATATTTTTGCTAACACTGAATTGAAAAATTTTACTCAAGAATTAAGGCTTCAAAATAAAGACAATTCTAATATAAAATGGCTAACTGGTTTATATTATGAAAAAGATAAATTTAATAATAAAAAATATGGTTCAGAATACCCAGCTTACATGTGGGGAAATATATTTGGAATAGATAATATTTATACAGATTATGTTTCTAAAACTTCTAGCCAAACTCAAGCTATTTTTGGACAAATGATAATTCCTATTATAGAAAATATTGATTTAACTTTAGGAGCTAGATACCAAAAAATTAAAAAAGATATAAATTTAGATTATTTTATGAAACCTACTGGTTCAAATAACCAAGCAATATACTCTCTTGATTCTGAAGAAACATGGAAAACTTTTTTACCAAAATTTGCACTATCATATAAAATAAATGATAATAATACATCATTTTTTAGTATTTCAAAAGGTTATTTGCCTGGAGGATTTAATTATTATGCAGATAGTGGAACAGTTGATAACAATAAATTTGATGCACAAAAATCTATAAATTATGAACTAGGTATAAAAAGTTACCTTTTAAATAATAAGTTAAATATATCTGCTTCAATTTTTTATATGGATATTGATGATATTCACTTGTTTAATTTTGATGGAATGAGGATGACAACAACAAATGGAGGTAAAGCAACTTCTCAAGGTTTAGAAGTAGAAACAAAATATATCATAAATAATAACTGGGCAATAAATTCTTCATTAGGACTAATTCAAGCTAAATATGATGAATATATAAACTCAAACAATAAAGACAATAGGATAGAAAACACTCCTTCTTATAATTTTAATATAGGATTAACATACCAAAACCAAAATGGAATTTATGGAAGATTTGATATTTTTAATCAAGGTAAAAAATATTTTGATGCAGCAAATACTTTAAAAGAAAATTCTTATACTACAGCTAATATTAAAATTGGATATATGTTTAATAATTGGGATATTTATGCTTATATGAAAAATATTACTGATGAAAGTTATTTAACAACAGCTACTCAAATGCCTACTGGATATTTAGTAACTTTTGGAGAAGGAAGATTTACAGGAGTTGGAATAAAATACTCATTTTAA
- a CDS encoding helix-turn-helix domain-containing protein translates to MSYNFTLNDMEAYKFSSNQNDIIVNFPKELGFISTLKYKITEDILLLKTKILTNEKIFLHANSKIKGLVVNIVLDGESNIIDNSFKKEESFKKNSSCIKYINEYDTTTILDKNSNSLGIIIKDEFLEKNFNNIFNLDSFENSPSVTLKNQISKNIKLATQIFNSPFEGKLHDIYLQSKVLELIYNEFSDIFNQQKISDNKKIKFNQDDIEALYKAKNIILNSNEFPDLVTLSKKVALNEFKLKYGFKQLFDKSPGQMILEQKMNYAKKLLETSEYSIAEIANFVGYKYQSNFTNAFIQFFGTCPKNIMIKRKYYY, encoded by the coding sequence ATGTCTTATAATTTTACATTAAATGATATGGAAGCATATAAATTCTCTTCAAATCAAAATGATATTATAGTTAATTTTCCAAAAGAACTTGGATTTATATCTACTTTGAAATATAAAATTACAGAAGATATTTTATTATTAAAAACAAAAATTTTAACTAATGAAAAAATATTCTTACATGCTAATTCAAAAATTAAAGGCTTAGTTGTGAATATTGTTCTTGATGGAGAGAGTAATATAATAGATAATAGTTTTAAAAAAGAAGAAAGTTTTAAAAAAAATAGTTCTTGTATTAAATATATTAACGAATATGATACGACAACAATTTTAGATAAAAATTCTAATTCTTTAGGAATAATAATAAAAGATGAATTTTTAGAAAAAAATTTTAATAATATTTTTAATTTAGACTCTTTTGAAAATTCTCCAAGTGTAACATTAAAAAATCAGATTTCAAAGAATATTAAATTAGCAACTCAGATTTTTAATTCTCCTTTTGAGGGTAAATTACATGATATTTATCTTCAAAGTAAGGTATTAGAACTGATTTATAATGAATTTAGTGATATATTTAATCAACAAAAAATTTCTGATAATAAAAAAATAAAATTTAATCAAGATGATATTGAAGCTTTATATAAAGCAAAAAATATAATACTAAACTCAAATGAATTTCCAGATTTAGTAACTTTGTCAAAAAAAGTAGCACTTAATGAATTTAAATTAAAGTATGGATTTAAACAACTTTTTGATAAGAGCCCTGGTCAAATGATATTAGAACAAAAAATGAATTATGCTAAAAAACTTTTAGAAACAAGTGAATATTCAATAGCAGAAATAGCAAATTTTGTAGGATATAAATATCAATCAAATTTTACAAATGCTTTTATACAATTTTTTGGAACTTGTCCTAAGAATATAATGATTAAAAGAAAGTATTATTACTAA
- a CDS encoding EamA family transporter, giving the protein MSIQVQGIIFAVVSAIAYGTNPLGALYLYQEGLNVSSVVFYRFLFAVIILGIFMKIQKKSFYVTKKELSLLAIIGSLFGISALCLFGSFLYMDAGLASTILFTYPIFVAVIMTVIFKEKISIITVLSIFIAFAGVILLCETGGESLDFVGIALVAISSLCYATYIVVVNKGLKIPAMKLTFYSMFFCALTIFIYSLFDVKYSIQELTTFNMWFYSIFLAIVPTIISLILLIKAVNMIGSTPASILGALEPLTAVLIGVLVFNEKLTIYLAIGIILILVGVTLIVAKDIIEKKFKINKI; this is encoded by the coding sequence ATGAGTATTCAAGTTCAAGGTATTATTTTTGCTGTTGTTTCAGCTATTGCTTATGGAACAAATCCTTTAGGGGCTTTATATTTATATCAAGAAGGTTTAAATGTAAGTTCTGTTGTTTTTTATAGATTTTTATTTGCAGTTATTATATTAGGTATTTTTATGAAAATACAAAAAAAATCTTTTTATGTTACAAAAAAAGAATTATCTCTTTTAGCAATAATTGGTTCACTTTTTGGTATTTCAGCTTTATGTTTATTTGGAAGTTTTTTATATATGGATGCTGGACTTGCTTCAACTATATTATTTACTTATCCTATTTTTGTAGCTGTTATTATGACTGTAATTTTTAAAGAAAAAATATCAATCATAACTGTTTTATCAATATTTATAGCATTTGCAGGTGTAATTTTATTATGTGAAACAGGAGGAGAAAGTTTAGATTTTGTAGGTATTGCATTAGTAGCTATTTCATCTTTATGTTATGCAACTTATATAGTAGTTGTAAATAAAGGTTTAAAAATCCCTGCTATGAAACTTACATTTTATTCAATGTTTTTTTGTGCATTAACTATTTTTATATATTCGCTATTTGATGTAAAATATTCGATTCAAGAATTAACAACTTTTAATATGTGGTTTTATTCTATTTTTTTAGCTATTGTTCCTACTATTATATCGTTGATTCTTCTAATCAAAGCTGTAAATATGATAGGTTCAACTCCAGCTTCAATTTTAGGAGCACTAGAACCATTAACAGCTGTTTTAATAGGTGTTTTAGTATTTAATGAGAAATTGACAATATATCTAGCTATTGGAATAATTTTAATTTTAGTAGGAGTTACTTTAATAGTAGCCAAAGATATAATAGAGAAAAAATTCAAGATAAATAAAATCTAA
- a CDS encoding paraquat-inducible protein A, with amino-acid sequence MVLISCRNCHKIYEKEDYSEFTCERCNHKVTRRIPNSLQTSFALLICAILLYIPAMIFPMMEITQLGVNIHSTILEGVISFLEMKSYFIAIVIFTASVAIPLIKLVGLLIIFSSLKIKVKMENKTKVLVYKFIEAIGKWSMIDIYVVALLSSIVQLDEIFNIKGGIAATSFGLMVILTMLAANKFDTRIIWDDRK; translated from the coding sequence ATGGTTTTAATTTCTTGTAGGAATTGTCATAAAATTTATGAAAAAGAAGATTATAGTGAATTTACTTGTGAAAGATGTAATCATAAAGTTACAAGAAGAATACCAAACTCTTTGCAAACATCTTTTGCTTTACTTATTTGTGCAATATTATTATATATTCCAGCTATGATTTTCCCTATGATGGAGATAACTCAGCTTGGAGTTAATATTCATAGTACAATATTAGAAGGGGTTATTAGCTTTTTAGAAATGAAAAGTTATTTTATTGCAATTGTAATCTTTACTGCAAGTGTTGCAATACCATTGATAAAACTCGTTGGATTACTAATAATATTTAGTTCTTTAAAAATAAAAGTTAAGATGGAGAATAAAACTAAAGTTTTAGTTTATAAATTTATAGAAGCTATTGGAAAGTGGTCAATGATAGATATTTACGTTGTTGCACTTTTATCTTCAATTGTGCAACTAGATGAAATTTTTAATATAAAAGGTGGGATTGCTGCAACATCTTTTGGATTGATGGTTATTTTAACAATGTTAGCAGCAAATAAATTTGATACAAGGATAATTTGGGATGATAGAAAATAA
- a CDS encoding paraquat-inducible protein A: MNKRLNNIEECYSCGLFIEKDYKTNLVQRCPRCNSKLPVDKELSYDSLYYAISAILLFIILNIYPIITLDIAEKELKTTLIGAVLTLIEQGFLLIGLVVFFTILFAPILNSFIIIFVYLQQKLNLNIVSKPMLYDSFYFFKHWGFIEVFIISIIVTYIKLIGMVSTTKFDIGFYVMLIYILCFYLSNKKFNAKNILGD, translated from the coding sequence ATGAATAAAAGATTAAATAACATTGAAGAATGCTATAGTTGTGGTTTGTTTATAGAAAAAGATTATAAAACAAATCTGGTACAGCGATGTCCTAGATGTAATAGTAAATTACCAGTAGATAAAGAATTGTCTTATGATTCTTTGTATTATGCTATTTCAGCTATATTATTATTCATTATTTTAAATATTTATCCAATCATTACATTAGATATTGCAGAAAAAGAGCTTAAAACAACTCTTATTGGAGCAGTTCTTACTTTAATAGAACAAGGTTTCTTACTTATTGGATTAGTTGTTTTTTTTACTATTTTATTTGCTCCAATATTAAATTCTTTTATTATAATTTTTGTATATCTTCAACAAAAATTAAATTTAAATATTGTCTCAAAACCTATGCTTTATGATAGTTTCTACTTTTTTAAACATTGGGGATTTATTGAAGTTTTTATTATAAGTATTATTGTAACTTATATAAAATTAATAGGCATGGTATCCACAACAAAATTTGATATAGGTTTTTATGTTATGTTGATATATATTCTTTGTTTTTATTTATCAAATAAGAAATTTAATGCAAAAAATATTTTGGGAGATTAG
- a CDS encoding MlaD family protein yields MIENKLEQTTVYKPKLEQKNKISFIWILPLIVFGILGWIAYESYSKKGTNIIVYFKSAEGLKENVTPLEYKGLQLGKVTKINMHEDLKSVSVNILVNSEAEKYVANEGSKFWIKKPTVSLTKISGLSTLISGYKIELSPTFVTHEEIEKLKPKYYFEGLEFQPDDEYDENGYYITLLANDKDNVDVGTPVFYNKYQIGEIVAKEFKEEQLFIVSHIYDKYRYLVNKSSKFVMNEALKVNYGAGGLNIEVGSFYSALIGGITVITSKKDIEEIPKNDIQILYAQKDDLKGKHYFKIDFYEATIDENTPIIFKGIEIGRISSIKLNEDYLETKAFVYDEYKYLLTKNSRFFVEEPTISLSGIKNLGNIIKGNFVSLEYKDGDFNDKFSAINKKELKKSVDTIKVELFAENLNSITDRSKIYYRNIEIGRVDSYSLTNDYKNVKLSILIDEEYKDLINDKTLFYDMSSKILQIKNLNLDLNYSGMEGMFNGSIGVLSISNDKNKLTKQEFKLYSKYEDVLRIKRMENSGFIVFTEFDNSFKLFQDMAVIYKNQEIGFVKNIKFNDKLSKVELFIYDDYKKFITNSSRFYKKSAIDLKASLSGIDFSIDNLNSLIEGSIYLDNSSKTPLGNHEIYANEDDMNSATNSVVIIFNDVEGIEENFSKLTYKGVNIGKVKKVSLNKNRQVEVEAIIYDDFSNFAKDGTMFYLKKPRISLQEVANLGATVMGVNIGVIKGEGKFKRVFTGFDQEPSVDYSHLGTIFKVEDKTVSSVNVDSPVYYKNVQIGKVLKVDLSSDGSRVIIDCLIDNKYKKLIRKNSKFYDISGFDMEFSIFGSKVQSSTVTSLIKGGFVVVTPYDYSDEATSSDIFMLEKTLEIDWKNISPSIK; encoded by the coding sequence ATGATAGAAAATAAATTAGAACAAACTACAGTTTATAAACCAAAATTAGAACAAAAAAATAAAATCTCTTTTATTTGGATTTTACCTTTAATAGTTTTTGGTATTTTAGGATGGATTGCTTATGAATCATATTCAAAAAAAGGAACAAATATCATAGTTTATTTTAAAAGTGCAGAAGGATTAAAAGAGAATGTAACACCTTTAGAATATAAGGGATTACAGCTTGGAAAAGTTACAAAAATAAATATGCATGAAGATTTAAAAAGTGTAAGTGTAAATATCTTGGTAAATAGTGAAGCTGAAAAATATGTAGCAAATGAAGGTTCAAAATTTTGGATAAAGAAACCAACCGTTTCATTAACAAAAATATCTGGTTTAAGTACACTAATAAGTGGATATAAAATAGAGTTGTCTCCAACTTTTGTAACTCATGAAGAGATAGAAAAACTAAAACCAAAATACTATTTTGAAGGATTAGAATTTCAACCAGATGATGAGTATGATGAAAATGGTTACTATATAACCTTACTTGCAAATGATAAAGACAATGTTGATGTTGGAACACCAGTATTTTATAATAAATATCAAATTGGTGAAATTGTAGCAAAAGAGTTTAAAGAAGAACAACTTTTTATTGTTTCTCATATTTATGATAAATATAGATATTTAGTAAATAAAAGTTCTAAGTTTGTTATGAATGAAGCTTTAAAAGTAAATTATGGAGCAGGAGGTTTAAATATTGAAGTTGGGTCTTTTTACTCTGCGCTTATTGGAGGGATTACAGTTATTACTTCTAAAAAAGATATAGAAGAAATACCAAAAAATGATATTCAAATTTTATATGCTCAAAAAGATGATTTAAAGGGAAAACACTATTTTAAAATTGATTTCTATGAAGCAACAATAGATGAAAATACACCTATTATTTTTAAAGGTATAGAAATAGGAAGAATTAGTTCTATAAAGTTAAATGAGGATTATTTGGAAACAAAAGCTTTTGTTTATGATGAGTACAAATATCTTTTAACTAAAAATAGTAGATTCTTTGTTGAAGAACCTACTATATCACTTAGTGGTATAAAAAATCTTGGAAATATAATAAAAGGAAATTTTGTTTCTTTAGAATATAAAGATGGAGATTTTAATGATAAGTTTTCAGCAATAAATAAAAAAGAGTTAAAAAAGAGTGTTGATACTATCAAAGTTGAACTATTTGCAGAAAATCTTAATTCAATTACTGATAGATCAAAAATTTATTATAGAAATATTGAAATTGGAAGAGTTGATAGTTATTCTTTAACAAATGATTATAAAAATGTAAAATTATCTATATTAATAGATGAAGAGTATAAAGATTTGATAAATGATAAAACACTATTTTATGACATGAGTTCAAAAATTTTACAGATAAAGAATCTAAATTTAGATTTAAATTATAGTGGTATGGAAGGAATGTTTAATGGCTCTATAGGAGTTTTATCAATAAGTAATGATAAAAATAAATTAACAAAGCAAGAATTTAAGTTATATAGTAAATACGAAGATGTACTAAGAATAAAAAGAATGGAGAATAGTGGATTTATAGTTTTTACAGAGTTTGATAATAGTTTTAAATTATTTCAAGATATGGCAGTTATTTATAAAAATCAAGAGATAGGATTTGTTAAAAATATTAAATTCAATGATAAACTATCTAAAGTTGAATTGTTTATTTATGATGATTATAAAAAGTTTATTACTAATAGTAGTAGATTTTATAAAAAAAGTGCTATTGATTTAAAAGCTAGTCTTAGTGGAATTGATTTTTCTATAGATAATCTTAACTCTTTAATTGAAGGTTCTATATATCTTGATAATAGTTCAAAAACTCCTTTAGGAAATCATGAAATTTATGCAAATGAAGATGATATGAATAGTGCTACAAATAGTGTAGTTATCATTTTTAATGATGTTGAAGGTATAGAAGAGAATTTTTCAAAACTTACATATAAAGGTGTAAATATAGGAAAAGTAAAAAAAGTAAGTTTAAATAAAAATAGACAAGTTGAGGTTGAAGCTATTATATATGATGATTTTTCAAATTTTGCTAAAGATGGAACAATGTTTTATCTTAAAAAACCAAGAATTTCACTTCAAGAAGTAGCAAATCTAGGTGCAACAGTAATGGGTGTAAATATTGGAGTTATAAAAGGTGAAGGAAAATTTAAAAGAGTATTTACTGGTTTTGATCAAGAACCATCAGTTGATTATTCTCATTTAGGAACAATTTTTAAAGTAGAAGATAAAACTGTATCTAGTGTAAATGTGGACTCACCAGTTTATTATAAAAATGTACAAATAGGAAAAGTTTTAAAAGTTGATTTAAGTAGTGATGGCTCAAGAGTAATAATAGATTGTTTAATAGATAATAAATATAAGAAATTAATTCGAAAAAACTCAAAATTTTATGATATTAGTGGATTTGATATGGAATTTTCTATATTTGGTTCAAAAGTACAATCTAGTACAGTTACAAGTTTAATAAAAGGTGGTTTTGTCGTTGTTACCCCTTATGATTACTCTGATGAAGCAACTAGTAGTGATATATTTATGCTAGAAAAAACATTAGAAATTGATTGGAAAAATATAAGTCCTAGTATAAAGTAA
- a CDS encoding ankyrin repeat domain-containing protein translates to MEVTQEELKRYEELQVLALDFSRTGKTQYLKAMIEAGLSVNLTDHKGNTLLMLASYNGNIDTTQMLVDLGADVDKKNDKGQTPLAGVCFKGYLEIVKILVTAGANIHENNGLGTTPLMFASMFGNTKIVKYLNEQDKNMSFKYKLYLLFSKIISLFRKNN, encoded by the coding sequence ATGGAAGTTACACAAGAAGAGTTAAAACGATATGAAGAATTACAAGTTTTGGCACTTGATTTTTCAAGAACTGGTAAAACTCAATATTTAAAAGCTATGATTGAAGCTGGACTTAGTGTTAATTTAACTGATCATAAAGGAAATACTCTTTTGATGTTGGCTTCTTACAATGGCAATATTGATACTACACAAATGCTAGTAGATTTAGGTGCTGATGTAGATAAGAAAAATGATAAAGGACAAACACCTCTTGCTGGTGTTTGCTTTAAAGGTTATTTAGAAATTGTAAAAATTCTTGTAACAGCTGGAGCAAACATACATGAAAACAATGGACTTGGTACAACTCCACTTATGTTTGCTAGTATGTTTGGAAATACCAAAATAGTAAAATATCTAAATGAGCAAGATAAAAATATGAGTTTTAAATATAAACTTTATCTTCTATTTTCAAAAATCATTAGCTTATTTAGGAAAAATAATTAG
- the ybaK gene encoding Cys-tRNA(Pro) deacylase codes for MTPAINLLKKYKCDFKIHKYDHDPACTNFGDEAVQKLGLDAKQVYKTLLVELSPKELVVCVLPVSNQLSLKEVATIFDSKKAQMALKDEAQKVTGYLLGGISPLGQKKLLRTVLDETVRNFETIFISGGKRGLDIEVKPKDLEELLKAKVGKIIA; via the coding sequence TTGACACCAGCTATAAATTTATTAAAAAAGTATAAATGTGATTTTAAAATACATAAATACGATCATGATCCAGCATGTACAAATTTTGGAGATGAAGCAGTCCAAAAATTGGGATTAGATGCAAAACAAGTTTATAAAACATTACTTGTGGAATTAAGTCCAAAAGAGTTAGTTGTTTGTGTATTGCCTGTTTCAAATCAACTTAGTTTAAAAGAAGTTGCTACTATTTTTGATTCTAAAAAAGCTCAAATGGCTTTAAAAGATGAAGCTCAAAAGGTAACTGGATATTTACTTGGTGGAATTTCTCCATTAGGACAAAAAAAACTTTTAAGAACAGTTTTAGATGAAACAGTAAGAAATTTTGAAACAATTTTTATAAGTGGAGGGAAGAGAGGATTGGATATTGAAGTGAAACCAAAGGATTTAGAAGAGCTTTTAAAAGCAAAAGTGGGTAAAATAATTGCATAA
- a CDS encoding catalase codes for MKKIMTTTGGNPIADNQNSLTAGDRGPVLLQDYQLIQKLAHQNRERIPERVVHAKGSGAFGELEITEDISKYTKAKALQKGERTKLLLRFSTVAGERGAADAERDVRGFALKFYTKEGNWDLVGNNTPVFFVRDAYKFPDFIHTQKRDPQTNLRSNTAMWDFWSLSPESLHQVTILMSDRGLPKSFRNINGYGSHTYSLINDKNERFWVKFHFKTLQGIETITNKEAESIVGKDRESNQRDLFENIEKGNFPKWSFEIQIMSEEQSKSCSFNPFDLTKVWPHSDYPMIKVGTMTLNENPKNYFAQVEQASFSPSNIVPGISYSPDKMLQARIFSYPDAQRYRVGTHYEMLPVNRPIVEVNTYNLDGSMNFQVKDPTKAFYEPNSFDGPVEDSSFAESALTVGDVADRYNHRIGNDDFSQPRALFLLMSENQKEQLFSNIKDAMDGVPRNIVDRQIALFEQVHPDYAAGVKKALGI; via the coding sequence ATGAAAAAAATAATGACAACAACAGGTGGAAATCCAATTGCAGATAATCAAAATTCGTTAACAGCAGGGGATAGAGGTCCAGTTTTATTACAAGATTATCAATTAATTCAAAAGTTAGCGCATCAAAATAGAGAGAGAATTCCTGAAAGAGTTGTTCATGCAAAAGGAAGTGGAGCTTTTGGAGAGCTTGAAATAACTGAAGATATTTCAAAATATACAAAAGCAAAAGCTTTACAAAAAGGTGAAAGAACAAAGCTTCTTTTAAGATTTTCGACAGTTGCAGGAGAAAGAGGTGCTGCTGATGCTGAAAGAGATGTAAGAGGATTTGCATTAAAGTTTTATACAAAAGAAGGAAATTGGGATTTAGTTGGAAATAATACACCAGTATTTTTTGTAAGAGATGCATATAAATTTCCTGATTTTATCCATACTCAAAAAAGAGATCCACAAACAAACTTGAGAAGTAATACTGCAATGTGGGATTTTTGGAGTTTAAGTCCAGAAAGTTTACATCAAGTTACTATTTTGATGTCAGATAGGGGATTACCAAAATCATTTAGAAATATAAATGGATATGGTTCACATACATATAGTTTAATAAATGATAAAAATGAGAGATTTTGGGTTAAATTCCACTTTAAAACTCTTCAAGGTATAGAAACTATTACAAATAAAGAAGCAGAATCTATTGTTGGAAAAGATAGAGAGTCGAATCAAAGAGATTTGTTTGAAAATATTGAAAAAGGAAATTTTCCAAAATGGAGTTTTGAGATTCAAATTATGAGCGAAGAACAATCAAAATCATGTAGTTTTAATCCATTTGATTTAACAAAAGTTTGGCCTCATAGTGATTATCCTATGATAAAAGTAGGTACTATGACTTTAAATGAAAATCCAAAAAACTATTTTGCACAAGTTGAACAGGCATCGTTTAGTCCATCAAATATAGTTCCAGGTATTAGTTATTCTCCTGATAAAATGTTACAAGCTAGAATTTTCTCATATCCAGATGCACAAAGATATAGAGTTGGAACACATTATGAAATGTTACCTGTAAATAGACCAATAGTTGAAGTAAATACATATAATCTTGACGGTAGTATGAACTTTCAAGTAAAAGATCCAACAAAAGCTTTTTATGAGCCAAATAGCTTTGATGGACCAGTTGAAGATAGTAGTTTTGCTGAATCAGCTTTAACTGTTGGTGATGTAGCGGATAGATATAATCATAGGATTGGAAATGATGATTTCTCTCAACCAAGAGCATTGTTTTTACTTATGAGTGAAAATCAAAAAGAACAATTATTTAGTAATATCAAAGATGCAATGGATGGAGTTCCTAGAAATATTGTAGATAGACAAATTGCTTTATTTGAGCAAGTACATCCAGATTATGCAGCTGGTGTTAAAAAAGCTTTAGGAATATAA
- a CDS encoding globin: protein MNYNITNAPFGVRPPVSKPSSKFLEVLGEENLRKLVSSHYDILRKSDIQDMFPQDDQEFEKAKQHSADFFIQICGGPDYFNQNRGNPMMVARHQPFKITPKARLVWLDSYKTVLENLELEDELKQSFWNYLDIFSIWMINTPQD from the coding sequence ATGAATTACAATATAACAAATGCACCCTTTGGAGTAAGACCTCCAGTTTCAAAACCAAGTTCAAAATTTTTAGAAGTTTTAGGAGAAGAAAATCTGAGAAAATTAGTTTCATCACACTATGATATTTTGAGAAAAAGTGATATACAAGATATGTTTCCTCAAGATGATCAAGAGTTTGAAAAAGCAAAACAACACTCTGCTGACTTTTTTATACAAATCTGTGGAGGACCAGACTACTTTAATCAAAATAGAGGTAATCCAATGATGGTTGCAAGACATCAACCGTTTAAAATTACTCCTAAAGCAAGACTAGTTTGGCTAGATAGTTATAAAACAGTTTTAGAAAATCTTGAATTAGAAGATGAATTAAAACAATCTTTTTGGAACTATTTAGATATTTTTTCTATTTGGATGATAAATACACCTCAAGATTAA